The genomic window TTATATTCTTCTAAAATAATTTTGAACCATTCTGTAAAAGCTCCGGGATTTTCTGCGATTTCCTTATCCAGATCCTCCATGGAAATATATCTTACTTCTTCCACTTCTTCTTTGTTAAGAGCAAAATCCGAATTATAAAAACCGGTAAACACATGGTCTAATTCATGTTCCCAAAGATTTCCCCCTACATCTGCTTTATAAATAAAATGGAATTTTTCTGAAAGATCCACTTCTATTCCCAGTTCTTCTTTCACTCTTCTTTTGGCTCCTTCCAGGTAAGTTTCTCCGTTTCTCGGGTGCGAACATACTGCATTCGTCCACTGGTTGGGAGAATGATATTTTTCCGATGCCCTTTTTTGCAAAAGCATCTCACCTTTATCATTGAATAAAAACACGGAGAAAGCACGATGTAAAAGGCCATTAATATGAGCCTGCTGTTTTTCCATCAATCCTAAAACTTGGTCTTCAGGATTTACTAAAACTACAAATTCTTCCATTTCTACAAATGTAAGTGTAATAAATGTATTTTGGAAATTTTTGGGAAAACATCATGGATTTTTGAAAGGTCAAAAGATAAGATTAAGAAAATAATCTTTCATAATCATTTAATCAAAGCTTTTCCAACACGAACGAAAAGTATGGATATTGCCATGAAGAAAACAAGAATCCAGAAAGAGTTGATTAATACTTTAGTATAACCAAGATCAGCAACGTTTACAAACGGATAAGGATAAAAACCAGAGAAATGTCCTCTTGTTAAAATATAAAAAAGATAAAGCAGAGGATAAACTGCCCATTGAGGAATTTGTTTGTAGTTCAAGCCGCTTTTGTTTTCATACAAATACCAATAGATGAGTACAAGAACCGGAATGACCGTATGCAGAAGCTCATCAACTATTTTTTGTAGACCTGTTGGATTCCAAGTGGAACGAAGAATAATCTGGTAAATTAACCCTACAATTAAAATATAAACAGTGATTGCAGTTAATATTCCTGGCTTTTTAATTTTTGAAGAATTTACAGTCTGAAGTGTGAAATATACAGCAACAATTATATTAGTGAGGATCGTAAAAAAACTAAAAAATCTGATTATAGTTTTCTCAAAAGAAACCTGAGTGTTTTTCAGCATCAAATCATATTGGGTAATTATCGCAAACCAGCCGATTAAAGCAAACAGTAAAGATAAAATTCTTTGGGTCATAGGAAGAGCTTATCTGTGAGATATTAAAGATAGTTTTATTTTTTTGCAATAGAAAAATATTAACCTGTAATAATATAATGGATGAAAAATTATTAAATTATTCTATTAATTATGTTTTGTATAGTAAAAAATTAACGTAAATAAACTTTAACAAAGAGTTTTGTTTTAAAAGTTATAAATTTGTGATACAAAATTTCATGATGGAGCTAGAATACAAAGATCACATGAGTCCGATTCTAAAGGACGGCATAAAAAATTATCTCATTGATATAGACGGAACGATTACGGATGATGTTCCCAACGAAGAGCCGGAAAGAATGGTTACCTGTGAGCCTTTTCCCGATGCTTTGGAAACCATCAACAGATGGTATGAGGAAGGGCACCAGATTTGTTTTTTCACTTCAAGAACCGAAAATTTAAAACAAATTACCATCGACTGGCTGGATAAACATGGTTTTAAATATCACAGTGTACTGTGTGGAAAACCGAGAGGAGGAAATTATCATTGGATAGATAATCATTTGGTGAGAGCTACAAGATATAAAGGTAAATTTACAGACCTTGTGGAGAAACAAGTGACTATTGAAGTTTTTAAAGAAGATTAAAAATATAATTAAGGATTTAAAAATTGAACGATTAAAGTGAATACTTTTTCTTTTGATTTTTAAATCTTTTAATTTTTAAATAATTATAAGTATTTATGAAAGTTTTAGCAAACGATGGCTTAGATCAATCTGGGATTGATGCATTAACGGAGAAGGGATTTGAAGTTATTACTACAAAAGTAGCACAGGAATTTTTGGTAGATTATATTAATGAGCATAATGTTCGTACGCTTTTGGTGCGAAGTGCCACACAGGTGAGAAAAGATATTATTGATCATTGCCCGTCTTTGGAGATTATTGGAAGAGGAGGAGTAGGAATGGATAATATTGATGTAGAGTATGCAAGAGAAAAAGGTATTCATGTGATCAATACCCCTTCAGCTTCATCGGAATCGGTAGCAGAATTGGTTTTTGCCCACTTGTTTTCGGGAGCGAGATTTCTACAGGATTCCAACAGAAAAATGCCTTTAATCGGAGATACTGAATTTGCCGGTTTGAAAAAAGCTTATGCTGCAGGTATCGAATTAAAAGGAAAAACCATCGGTATTATAGGAATGGGAAGAATCGGTCAGGAAGTTGCCAAAATTGCTTTAGGTCTTGGAATGAGAGTGATTGCTGCTGATAATAATATAGGGAAGGCAAGTATTAAAGTAAAGTTCTACAACAACCAGTTTATCAATGTTGATATTGAAACTGAGCCTTTACAGGATGTCTTAAAGCATTCAGATTTTATCACCCTTCATGTTCCTGCTCAAAAAGAAGGCTATATGATCGGTAAAAGCGAATTTGAAATAATGAAAGACGGAGTTGCCGTTGTCAACTGCTCAAGAGGAGGAGTGATTGATGAAGAAGCTTTAATTGAAGCCTTAGATTCAGGAAAAGTGAGGTTTGCTGGGTTGGACGTTTTCATTAATGAACCGACTCCTTCAAAAAAGATATTGAATCATTCAAAAATCTCCCTATCACCGCATACAGGCGCTTCTACTTTGGAAGCGCAGGATAGAATAGGGCTTTCTCTGGCAGAGCAGATTTCCAGTATTCTGCAGATTAATTAAGAATATAAAAAGAAAAACGCCGCAAAATTTGCGGCGTTTTTTTATGAATTTTTGGCTTTCAGCAAGTCCCTGATTTCCATTAATAATTTTTGATCTTCCGTAGGTCCTGCAGGAGCTTCAGCCGGAGCTTCTTTTTTCAGTTTGTTGATTCCTTTAATCATTACGAATAATGCAAAAGCGACTACAATAAACGAAATCGCAGCAGAAATAAACATTCCGTATTTGATGGCTGTACCCGGAATGACTAATTCAGCAAGGTTGTTCAACTGTAATTTTTCCAATGTAGGCGTTAAAATAGCCGGAGTAATAATATCTTCTACCAAAGAGGTGACAATTTTACCAAAAGCCCCTCCAATAACTACACCGACAGCTAGATCTACCACATTCCCTTTAACGGCAAACTCTTTAAATTCTTTTAAAAATCCCATATTTATATTTTTTTAATTGTTTCGGAAAACTGACCTGAATAAATAATAATCACTAAATTTAAGAAAAACATTTTAATGAAAATTTTTACAGCAGAAAAAATTCGAAAATGTGATGAATTTACGATTGCAAACGAGCCTGTATCATTCATACAACTGATGGAGCGTGCTGCAGAGTCTTGTGCTCATTGGATTTCTGAGAACTGTAAAGTCCATAAAAACCTCATCATTTTTTGCGGTAACGGTAATAATGGGGGAGATGGATTAGCGATTGCCCGATTGCTTTATTTAAAAGGTTTTGATGTTGATGTTTTTGTGAAAGATATAAAAGGAAATTTTTCCCAGGATGCAGCTGTTAATTTAAAAAAACTGAAAGATTTTTCCGGAATTTCCGTCAAAGAATTCAAAGACTTTCAAAAAGAAAAGTTAAGTGAACAAGCCGTCTGTATTGATGCAGTTTTTGGAACAGGTTTTTCCAGGAAGATGGAAGGAGAGGAATTGAAAATTATAGATGAACTTAATTCCTTAAGCAATATAAAAATTTCGATAGACATTCCTTCCGGATTGTTTGCTGATCAAAAAATAGAGGAGAGTTCAATCGTATTTCAAGCGGATTATACATTAAGCTTTCAGTTCTGGAAAAGAAGTTTTTTATATCCTGAAACCGGAAAATATACAGGCGAAATTGTGATTCTGAATATTGGGCTGCATTCTCAATACATTGAAGAAACCTTTACTACTAATTTTATCATTGATGAAGGGCTGATCGAAAAAATATTTAAATCGAGAAACGAATATTCT from Chryseobacterium camelliae includes these protein-coding regions:
- a CDS encoding phosphoheptose isomerase; translated protein: MELEYKDHMSPILKDGIKNYLIDIDGTITDDVPNEEPERMVTCEPFPDALETINRWYEEGHQICFFTSRTENLKQITIDWLDKHGFKYHSVLCGKPRGGNYHWIDNHLVRATRYKGKFTDLVEKQVTIEVFKED
- the mscL gene encoding large-conductance mechanosensitive channel protein MscL, translated to MGFLKEFKEFAVKGNVVDLAVGVVIGGAFGKIVTSLVEDIITPAILTPTLEKLQLNNLAELVIPGTAIKYGMFISAAISFIVVAFALFVMIKGINKLKKEAPAEAPAGPTEDQKLLMEIRDLLKAKNS
- a CDS encoding D-2-hydroxyacid dehydrogenase codes for the protein MKVLANDGLDQSGIDALTEKGFEVITTKVAQEFLVDYINEHNVRTLLVRSATQVRKDIIDHCPSLEIIGRGGVGMDNIDVEYAREKGIHVINTPSASSESVAELVFAHLFSGARFLQDSNRKMPLIGDTEFAGLKKAYAAGIELKGKTIGIIGMGRIGQEVAKIALGLGMRVIAADNNIGKASIKVKFYNNQFINVDIETEPLQDVLKHSDFITLHVPAQKEGYMIGKSEFEIMKDGVAVVNCSRGGVIDEEALIEALDSGKVRFAGLDVFINEPTPSKKILNHSKISLSPHTGASTLEAQDRIGLSLAEQISSILQIN
- the idi gene encoding isopentenyl-diphosphate Delta-isomerase — its product is MEEFVVLVNPEDQVLGLMEKQQAHINGLLHRAFSVFLFNDKGEMLLQKRASEKYHSPNQWTNAVCSHPRNGETYLEGAKRRVKEELGIEVDLSEKFHFIYKADVGGNLWEHELDHVFTGFYNSDFALNKEEVEEVRYISMEDLDKEIAENPGAFTEWFKIILEEYKHYF
- a CDS encoding Pr6Pr family membrane protein; amino-acid sequence: MTQRILSLLFALIGWFAIITQYDLMLKNTQVSFEKTIIRFFSFFTILTNIIVAVYFTLQTVNSSKIKKPGILTAITVYILIVGLIYQIILRSTWNPTGLQKIVDELLHTVIPVLVLIYWYLYENKSGLNYKQIPQWAVYPLLYLFYILTRGHFSGFYPYPFVNVADLGYTKVLINSFWILVFFMAISILFVRVGKALIK